A genomic region of Oenanthe melanoleuca isolate GR-GAL-2019-014 chromosome 25, OMel1.0, whole genome shotgun sequence contains the following coding sequences:
- the LOC130263413 gene encoding Fc receptor-like protein 3, producing MAGKVTLLLWAQTVFLAGATQLLVQPPWTPAVLWDRVTLTCQGSGTAGDTAWYKDFGIWRIEGPDSFTVTESGIYWCYRPGTGVSPTVRVSDDSLVLQVPARALLEGDTVTLRCRGWRNNSVASVSFYRDKEELMSPRGRTELSLPRLELQHSGRYRCEGWTRIRGWEKSAPVPVTVQELFTVPLLEGPPELPEGSPLNLSCLSTPSPLRPPAPLLYRFYRDGQSVGGPQGSPQLLVPAVGVSHSGNYSCEVRSEGGTVRKSSARLGVTVRMPVANATIAPAPPALQVRPGEPVTLRCSVQVGSAPVTFTWLRDGHEVARGPLLELGDIDVGHSGTYQCVATNQLGQDGHRVFRALSPELALQVTPLGAAGHPWSTAVAVNVGRTLLYLLLLLAVIGGCRWWHRRALRKEQESNPQEPPAPPEEGAALEPRVGKERAGGDHEELPGPHG from the exons atggcCGGGAaggtgacactgctgctgtggg cccagaccgTGTTCCTCGCTG GTgccacccagctcctggtgcagccCCCCTGGACTCCGGCGGTGCTGTGGGACCGGGTGACACTGACCTGCCAGGGCTCGGGGACCGCCGGGGACACTGCCTGGTACAAGGACTTCGGGATCTGGCGGATAGAGGGACCCGACAGCTTCACTGTCACCGAGAGTGGCATCTACTGGTGTTACAGACCCGGTACCGGGGTCAGCCCCACCGTGAGAGTCTCAGATG actcgctggtgctgcaggtgccgGCGCGGGCGCTGCTGGagggggacacggtgacactgcGCTGCCGGGGCTGGAGGAACAATTCTGTCGCCTCGGTGTCCTTCTACCGGGACAAGGAGGAACTGATGTCGCCTCGCGGTAGGAccgagctgtccctgccccgtctggagctgcagcacagcgGCCGCTACCGCTGCGAGGGCTGGACGAGAATCCGGGGGTGGGAGAAGTCGGCGCCGGTGCCAGTGACAGTGCAGG AGCTCTTCACGGTGCCGCTGCTGGAGGGTCCCCCCGAGCTCCCCGAGGGGTCCCCCCTCaatctcagctgcctcagcacccccagccccctgcggcccccagcccccctcctGTACCGCTTCTACCGGGACGGGCAGTCGGTGGGGGGCCCGCAGGGGTCCCCGCAGCTCCTGGTGCCCGCCGTGGGGGTCTCCCACTCGGGGAATTACAGCTGCGAGGTGCGCTCCGAGGGGGGAACCGTGCGGaagagcagcgcccggctcggCGTCACGGTGCGCA tgccCGTGGCCAATGCCACCATCGCCCCCGCTCCCCCGGCACTCCAGGTGCGCCCAGGTGAGCCCGTGACCCTGCGCTGCTCGGTGcaggtgggctcagcccctgtcaCCTTCACCTGGCTGCGCGACGGGCACGAGGTGGCCCGGGGTCCCCTCCTGGAGCTCGGGGACATCGATGTGGGACACTCGGGCACCTACCAGTGCGTGGCCACcaaccagctgggacaggacgGGCACCGCGTGTTCCGGgcactcagcccagagctggccctgcaggTGACACCACTGGGAGCCGCTGGGCACCCCTGGAGCACAG cagtggctgtgaaTGTCGGCAGGACCCTCCTGtacctgctcctgctcctggctgtcaTCGGGGGCTGTCGCTGGTGGCACCGCCGGG Ccctcaggaaggagcaggaaag CAATCCCCAGgagcccccggcccccccgGAGGAGGGGGCGGCGCTGGAACCCCGAGTGGGCAAAGAGCGGGCAGGGG GTGACCACGAGGAGCTGCCGGGACCCCACGGGTGA
- the CFAP45 gene encoding cilia- and flagella-associated protein 45 has translation MSRHIRTGTGSEMAAASASPGSRSLRARGSLLARRRQLHPPGFPSVTASSSPVVIGQDVPKHPPELLTSKPKLKTIRLITKDLIRDIIIPQEKPQPCLIIGEKEYERIKESARAPTDVERWDRLKTLKARQDAAFESLKKAQMEEQRKAELEDERDHQRDEEEEEELLRRAMRMRLEQEEEMRELNTLFLSAKCNMIRDKQVLEKRMIHKELAEEEKRLDKILKTGWEKGLEVQEKLESCRKRELIRARQHLVKQMEQKAEERALRAEELHQEGQRQLQLLEQMKREERKAWEQKQEQKRKIFAEIQRFNVESQRLKDQQREQERLEEELVLEQQRQKDEREAALQAEQEQLHREKEKELAQLRAKQEQAQDWQAEQDALKAKRNQEAAEREWRQQELEKAQRKAGMEQQLRQERLQQVAQKDQHLAMQMEQDRQEFQRVLRAQQEQLEQEQLQQERRELRQRAHAADLRRQIQELRRRRQRERAAVTEERRQQEQEIRQRRQLLARLRQQKLQEFRATGIPDKYCAQVERRARSWNCP, from the exons ATGTCGCGACACATCCGAACCGGCACCGGCAGCGAGATGGCAGCGGCGAGCGCCAGCCCCGGGTCCCGGTCCCTCCGTGCCCGGGGGTCTCTCCTCGCCCGCCGACGGCAGCTTCACCCGCCGGGATTTCCGTCT gtCACCgcctccagcagccctgtggtGATCGGTCAGGATGTGCCAAAAcatcctccagagctgctcacctCCAAGCCCAAGCTCAAGACCATCAGACTCATAACCAAGGACCTGATCCGGGACATCAT catcccccaggaGAAGCCTCAACCGTGTCTCATCATTGGAGAAAAGGAATATGAGAGGATCAAGGAATCAGCTCGAGCCCCAACTGATGTGGAGCGTTGGGACAGGCTGAAGACCCTGAAAGCCAGACAGGACGCTGCTTTT gaatCCCTGAAAAAGGCCCAgatggaggagcagagaaagGCAGAACTGGAGGATGAGAGGGACCATCAGAGagacgaggaggaggaggaggagctgctgcggCGGGCGATGAGgatgaggctggagcaggaggaagagatgAGGGAGCTGAACACA CTGTTCCTCAGTGCCAAGTGCAACATGATCCGGGACAAGCAAGTGCTGGAGAAGCGGATGATCCacaaggagctggcagaggaggagaaacGCCTGGACAAGATTTTAAAAACGGGGTGGGAGAAGGGCTTGGAGgtgcaggagaagctggagagctgcaggaagcgGGAGCTGATCAG agccaggcagcacctggtgaagcagatggagcagaaggcagaggagcGAGCGCTgagggctgaggagctgcaccaggagggccagaggcagctgcagctcctggagcagatgaagagggaggaaaggaag GCCTGGGAGCAgaaacaggaacagaaaaggaaaatctttgCTGAAATTCAACGTTTCAACGTGGAGAGCCAGAGGCTGAAGGATCAACAGCgggagcaggagaggctggaggaggagctggtgctggagcaaCAGAGGCAGAAGGAT GAGCGTGAGGCTGCcttgcaggcagagcaggaacagctgcacagggagaaggaaaaggagctggCCCAGCTCAGAGCCAAGCAGGAGCAGGCCCAGGactggcaggcagagcag gatgCTCTGAAGGCCAAGAGGAACCAagaggctgcagagagggaatggaggcagcaggagctggagaaggcaCAGAGgaaggctgggatggagcagcagctgaggcaggagcGGCTGCAGCAGGTGGCCCAGAAGGATCAGCACTTGGCCatgcagatggagcaggaccgccaggaattccagagggtgCTCAG agcccagcaggagcagctggagcaggagcagctgcagcaggagcgGAGGGAGCTCCGGCAGCGCGCCCACGCCGCCGATCTGCGGCGGCAGATCCAGGAgctccggcggcggcggcagcgggagcGGGCGGCGGTCACCGAGGAGCGccggcagcaggagcaggagatcCGGCAGCGCCGCCAGCTCCTGGCCCGGCTCAGGCAGCAGAAACTGCAGGAATTCAG agccactggAATTCCTGATAAATATTGTGCCCAGGTGGAGCGCAGGGCTCGGAGCTGGAATTGCCCATGA
- the TAGLN2 gene encoding transgelin-2 codes for MANRGPSYGLSREVQQKIDRQYDPELEQVLVRWILAQCGSDGVAQPAPGRDGFQQWLKDGTVLCRLINSLHPRGQAPVAKIQASAMAFKQMEQISQFLQAAERYGIAATDIFQTVDLWEGKNMACVQRTLMNLGSLAVAKGDGLFVGDPNWFPKKSQENRRVFSEDKLKEGQSVIGLQMGTNRGASQAGMTGYGMPRQIL; via the exons ATGGCAAACCGGGGCCCGTCGTAcgggctgagcagggaggtgcagCAGAAGATCGACCGGCAGTACGACCCCGAGCTGGAGCAGGTGCTGGTGCGCTGGATCCTGGCGCAGTGCGGCAGCGACGGCGTGGCACAGCCGGCGCCCGGCAGGGACGGCTTCCAGCAGTGGCTGAAGGACGGCACG GTGCTGTGCCGGCTCATCAACAGCCTCCACCCGCGGGGACAAGCGCCCGTGGCCAAAATCCAGGCGTCGGCCATGGCCTTCAAGCAGATGGAGCAGATCTCGCAGTTCTTGCAGGCGGCTGAGCGCTACGGCATCGCCGCCACCGACATCTTCCAGACCGTGGATCTCTGGGAAG GGAAGAACATGGCGTGTGTGCAGAGGACCCTGATGAACCTGGGCAGCCTGGCCGTGGCCAAGGGCGATGGGCTCTTCGTGGGAGACCCCAACTGGTTCCCCAA gaagTCGCAGGAGAACCGGCGCGTCTTCTCCGAGGACAAGCTGAAGGAGGGGCAGAGCGTCATCGGGCTGCAGATGGGCACCAACCGGGGCGCCTCGCAGGCTGGCATGACGGGCTATGGGATGCCCCGCCAGATCCTCTGA
- the LOC130263224 gene encoding uncharacterized protein LOC130263224, with protein sequence MAGDTGMAGKVALLLWAQTVFLAGATQLLVQPPWTPAVLWDRVTLTCQGSGTAGDTLWYKEGRRWEPEGRDSFTVTESGSYSCERPRAGFSPRVTVSDGERGFGCPHPGTLGDTKGSRWAELHGSPPGVTRASSISAASAPPAPCGPQPPSCTASTGTGSRWGARRGPRSSWCPPWGSPTRGITAARCAPRGEPCGRAAPGSASRCACPWPLDTPGAQVGSLGVVGIAGALQGQDFYSGS encoded by the exons ATGgccggggacaccgggatggcCGGGAAGGTGGcgctgctgctgtggg cccagaccgTGTTCCTCGCTG GTgccacccagctcctggtgcagccCCCCTGGACTCCGGCGGTGCTGTGGGACCGGGTGACACTGACCTGCCAGGGCTCGGGGACCGCCGGGGACACCCTCTGGTACAAGGAGGGGCGGCGCTGGGAGCCGGAGGGACGCGACAGCTTCACTGTCACCGAGAGTGGCAGCTACAGCTGTGAGAGACCCAGGGCTGGGTTCAGCCCCCGAGTGACGGTCTCAGATGGTGAGAGGGGGTTTGGGTGTCCCCACCCCGGCACCCTCGGGGACACCAAGGGCTCGAGGTGGGCTGAGCTCCATGGGTCACCCCCTGGTGTCACCAGAGCCTCCTCaatctcagctgcctcagcacccccagccccctgcggcccccagcccccctcctGTACCGCTTCTACCGGGACGGGCAGTCGGTGGGGGGCCCGCAGGGGTCCCCGCAGCTCCTGGTGCCCGCCGTGGGGGTCTCCCACTCGGGGAATTACAGCTGCGAGGTGCGCTCCGAGGGGGGAACCGTGCGGaagagcagcgcccggctcggCGTCACGGTGCGCA tgccCGTGGCCGCTGGACACCCCTGGAGCTCAGGTGGGGTCACTCGGGGTCGTTGGGAttgcaggagccctgcagggacag GACTTTTACTCAGGCTCCTGA
- the LOC130263223 gene encoding uncharacterized protein LOC130263223 codes for MPCPRPAVPSPVVALAGCCPLSPAGATQLLVQPPWTPAVLWDRVTLTCQGSGTAGDTLWYKNLQRWWPEGRDNFTVAESGTYWCYRPGTGISPTVRVSDDSLVLQVPARALLEGDTVTLRCRGRRDLPLNSVTFYRDGKKLATLHNVTELSLSHLELHSGRYRCSVWVGTSLQLRSAPVPVTVQELFTVPLLEGPPELPEGSPLNLSCLSTPSPLRPPAPLLYRFYRDGQSVGGPQGSPQLLVPAVGVSHSGNYSCEVRSEGGTVRKSSARLGVTVRTLSVSPQCPWPLDPPGAQWLRGSLCPCCSWSCSLWPCTGGSTRVPGSARKGPPPCRTLRPPTWSCGGRVGSPGNPVTSMTTCSQSCDTRGRGSPQSGGARAPGRQKAPGQDPREEGAVLDPHMGTERAGPQTVFLAGATQLLVQPPWTPAVLWDRVTLTCRGSGTAGDTLWYKNLQRWWPEGRDNFTVAESGTYWCYRPGAARALLEGDTVTLRCRGRRDLPLNSVTFYRDGKKLATLHNVTELSLSHLELHSGRYRCSVWVGTSLQLRSAAVPVTVQELFTVPLLEGPPELPEGSPLNLSCLSTPSPLRPPAPLLYRFYRDGQSVGGPQGSPQLLVPAVGVSHSGNYSCEVRSEGGTVRKSSARLGVTVRMPVAAGHPWSSGGVTR; via the exons ATGCCGTGTCCccgccccgctgtccccagccccgtggtggccctggcaggctgctgtcccctgtcacccGCAGGTgccacccagctcctggtgcagccCCCCTGGACTCCGGCGGTGCTGTGGGACCGGGTGACACTGACCTGCCAGGGCTCGGGGACCGCCGGGGACACCCTCTGGTACAAGAACTTGCAGCGCTGGTGGCCAGAGGGACGCGACAACTTCACTGTCGCCGAGAGTGGCACCTACTGGTGTTACAGACCCGGTACCGGGATCAGCCCCACCGTGAGAGTCTCAGATG actcgctggtgctgcaggtgccgGCGCGGGCGCTGCTGGagggggacacggtgacactgcGCTGCCGGGGCAGGCGGGACTTGCCGCTCAACTCGGTGACCTTCTACCGTGATGGGAAGAAACTGGCGACTCTCCACAATGTCACcgagctgtccctgtcccatctgGAGCTGCACAGCGGCCGCTACCGCTGTAGCGTCTGGGTGGGAACCTCTCTGCAGTTGCGTTCGGCGCCGGTGCCAGTGACAGTGCAGG AGCTCTTCACGGTGCCGCTGCTGGAGGGTCCCCCCGAGCTCCCCGAGGGGTCCCCCCTCaatctcagctgcctcagcacccccagccccctgcggcccccagcccccctcctGTACCGCTTCTACCGGGACGGGCAGTCGGTGGGGGGCCCGCAGGGGTCCCCGCAGCTCCTGGTGCCCGCCGTGGGGGTCTCCCACTCGGGGAATTACAGCTGCGAGGTGCGCTCCGAGGGGGGAACCGTGCGGaagagcagcgcccggctcggCGTCACGGTGCGCA CCCTGTccgtgtccccgcagtgccCGTGGCCGCTGGACCCCCCTGGAGCTCAG tggcTGCGGGGGTCGTTGTGTCCCTGCTGTTCCTGGTCCTGCTCGCTGTGGCCTTGCACTGGCGGATCCACGCGG GTGCCAGGAAGCGCCAGGAAAG GGCCCCCCCCGTGCAGGACCCTCAGGCCACCTACATGGAGCTGCGGGGGCCGcgtgggcagccctgggaacCCGGTGACATCTATGACAACCTGCAGCCAAAGCTGTGACACTCGGGGAAGGGGGAGCCCCCAGAGTGGGGGGGCCAgggcccctgg CCGCCAGAAAGCCCCAGGACAG GACCCCCGGGAGGAGGGGGCGGTGCTGGACCCCCACATGGGCACCGAGCGGGCAGGGC cccagaccgTGTTCCTCGCTG GTgccacccagctcctggtgcagccCCCCTGGACTCCGGCGGTGCTGTGGGACCGGGTGACACTGACCTGCCGGGGCTCGGGGACCGCCGGGGACACCCTCTGGTACAAGAACTTGCAGCGCTGGTGGCCAGAGGGACGCGACAACTTCACTGTCGCCGAGAGTGGCACCTACTGGTGTTACAGACCCG gtgccgCGCGGGCGCTGCTGGagggggacacggtgacactgcGCTGCCGGGGCAGGCGGGACTTGCCGCTCAACTCGGTGACCTTCTACCGTGATGGGAAGAAACTGGCGACTCTCCACAATGTCACcgagctgtccctgtcccatctgGAGCTGCACAGCGGCCGCTACCGCTGTAGCGTCTGGGTGGGAACCTCTCTGCAGTTGCGTTCGGCGGCGGTGCCAGTGACAGTGCAGG AGCTCTTCACGGTGCCGCTGCTGGAGGGTCCCCCCGAGCTCCCCGAGGGGTCCCCCCTCaatctcagctgcctcagcacccccagccccctgcggcccccagcccccctcctGTACCGCTTCTACCGGGACGGGCAGTCGGTGGGGGGCCCGCAGGGGTCCCCGCAGCTCCTGGTGCCCGCCGTGGGGGTCTCCCACTCGGGGAATTACAGCTGCGAGGTGCGCTCCGAGGGGGGAACCGTGCGGaagagcagcgcccggctcggCGTCACGGTGCGCA tgccCGTGGCCGCTGGACACCCCTGGAGCTCAGGTGGGGTCACTCGG